In the Ostrinia nubilalis chromosome 7, ilOstNubi1.1, whole genome shotgun sequence genome, one interval contains:
- the LOC135073579 gene encoding cAMP-dependent protein kinase catalytic subunit beta-like has protein sequence MSKIETRGYTHDLQINHKRYLDLLKQEFVQRYSRPEEYEPKSVEDFDKISTIGTGAFGTVFLVREKSSFVYHAMKAVEKAAVVKKKSIKQLLLEKKILQGVNFPFVISLDYCCKDNVYIYLLLPYQPGGEIYSLIKRLGVLSEPLAQFYAAQMVLALEYLHHCNVIHRDVKPENILICGTGFIKLADFGFCKILKSRTWTLCGTPEYLAPEIITSKGYTYSVDWWSMGVLIYEMVAGYPPFYSSDPMKLYEKVLAGQFKTPDVMTPVCKSLVKSLLEVDPSKRLGSLKAGVFDIKSHKWFFESNWNSILHLKVIPPYIPVCKNSGDIGNFPEFDDSKLMKSDKCLYAKEFEDF, from the coding sequence aTGAGTAAGATCGAAACTAGAGGATACACTCACGATCTTCAGATAAATCACAAGCGGTATTTAGATCTCTTGAAGCAAGAATTTGTGCAAAGATACAGCAGGCCCGAAGAATATGAACCAAAATCGGTTgaagattttgataaaatttcaaCTATTGGAACAGGTGCATTTGGAACTGTCTTCTTGGTGCGAGAAAAGTCTTCTTTTGTGTATCACGCTATGAAAGCAGTCGAGAAAGCTGCTGTAGTGAAAAAGAAAAGTATCAAGCAACTGCTATTAGAGAAGAAAATATTACAGGGAGTCAATTTTCCATTTGTAATCTCGCTCGATTACTGCTGTAAAGACAACGTATACATTTACCTTTTGTTGCCTTATCAACCTGGTGGTGAGATCTATAGTCTGATTAAGAGATTGGGTGTACTATCTGAACCACTGGCACAGTTTTATGCAGCGCAAATGGTACTGGCGTTGGAGTACCTCCATCACTGTAACGTTATTCATAGAGATGTCAAGCCAGAAAATATATTGATATGTGGAACAGGGTTTATAAAATTAGCAGATTTCGGATTCTGCAAGATTTTGAAATCGCGAACATGGACTTTGTGTGGCACACCAGAATATTTAGCCCCAGAAATAATAACGTCAAAGGGATACACGTATTCTGTGGATTGGTGGTCTATGGGTGTTCTAATTTATGAAATGGTTGCTGGGTACCCCCCTTTCTACAGTTCTGATCCGatgaaattgtatgaaaaagtgCTTGCTGGTCAATTTAAGACACCAGACGTAATGACACCGGTTTGCAAGTCGTTAGTCAAGAGCTTATTAGAAGTAGACCCCTCAAAACGTTTAGGGTCCCTTAAGGCTGGCGTTTTCGATATTAAAAGCCATAAGTGGTTTTTTGAATCAAATTGGAATTCGATACTACATCTAAAAGTAATTCCGCCTTACATACCTGTCTGTAAAAACTCtggcgatattggaaatttccCAGAGTTTGATGATAGTAAGCTTATGAAGTCTGATAAATGTTTGTATGCGAAGGAATTTGAGGACTTTTAA
- the LOC135073580 gene encoding cAMP-dependent protein kinase catalytic subunit 1-like, whose product MSKSSYTQQNHHDHNRYLEMLKAEFQKKFEDPPEFEKTPDNYDRIKAIGNGAYGEVFLVRDKSTFTYHAMKVVDKEVVVERKHVKHLILEKKILQCVQFPFLVTLDVAFKDNLYLYFILPYISGGEMFTYIQKYGNFSDNLSKFYASQVVLALEYMHYCQIVHRDLKPENILVDTNGYIKLCDFGFCKVLKKKTWTLCGTPEYLAPEVIMSKGYSFPVDWWALGVLIFEMQAGHPPFFASDPSKLYEKILEGSYKCPDSISPEAKGLIKGLLQTDQTKRLGSLKGGVYDIKSHSWFNDIIWQSILHQRVEPPFIPICPSPGDTSNFPEIAQPKLRRASKCLYEKEFEDF is encoded by the coding sequence ATGTCAAAGTCCTCATATACTCAACAGAATCATCACGATCATAACAGGTATTTGGAGATGTTAAAGGCAGAATTTCAGAAGAAGTTCGAAGATCCACCGGAATTTGAGAAAACTCCGGATAATTACGATAGAATAAAAGCAATCGGTAACGGTGCATACGGTGAAGTGTTTTTAGTAAGGGACAAAAGTACTTTCACATATCACGCAATGAAAGTTGTTGATAAAGAAGTTGTCGTAGAAAGAAAACACGTCAAACATTTGATACTGGAGAAAAAAATCCTACAGTGTGTGCAGTTCCCCTTTCTTGTAACCCTGGACGTCGCTTTTAAAGACAACTTGTATCTCTATTTCATACTTCCCTACATATCGGGCGGAGAAATGTTCACGTATATACAAAAGTATGGGAACTTCTCAGATAACCTATCAAAATTCTATGCCAGTCAAGTAGTTTTAGCCTTAGAATATATGCATTACTGTCAAATAGTGCATAGAGATCTAAAACCAGAAAACATATTGGTGGATACAAATGGCTATATAAAACTTTGTGATTTTGGATTTTGTAAAGTATTGAAGAAAAAAACGTGGACGTTATGTGGGACTCCTGAGTATTTAGCACCAGAAGTGATAATGTCTAAAGGATATTCATTCCCAGTAGACTGGTGGGCGTTAGgtgtattaatttttgaaatgcAAGCTGGACACCCCCCGTTCTTTGCGTCTGATCCAAGCAAGCTATATGAGAAAATTCTTGAAGGTTCATACAAATGCCCAGATTCAATTAGCCCAGAAGCCAAAGGACTAATAAAAGGACTACTCCAAACAGATCAAACAAAGCGTTTAGGATCATTAAAAGGAGGAGTGTATGATATAAAAAGTCATTCTTGGTTTAATGATATTATTTGGCAATCAATTTTGCATCAACGTGTTGAGCCACCGTTCATTCCAATTTGTCCATCACCAGGAGACACAAGTAATTTTCCAGAAATAGCTCAACCCAAGTTGAGACGAGCGTCTAAATGCCTCTACGAAAAAGAATTCgaagatttttga